Below is a window of Osmia bicornis bicornis chromosome 8, iOsmBic2.1, whole genome shotgun sequence DNA.
aatatgtacaaacaAATTACGAGTATTgtcaatttttcttaaaaaagtAGCCCTACATTTTATACTTGAAAGTTTTTATCATTGTTTGTTAAAACAGTTACGAGTTGCGTTTACCGAGTTTCGCGATGgctgttttgttttttattatattttatttcttttcttcttttcactcTTATAAATAGAGAAAATACTCTTTATGCGTATACACGTAGAATTTTTAGCTATTTTTATTGTAAGTTTTAAGTGTAAAATCATAATACTGTTTAAGTAGTAGTATCGGACTTTATACAAAACATAAGGTTTGTGTTAGATACCATCGCGAACATAAAGCCACGAAAAAACaacttttaatttctttaatctATTTACATAATGTAATGGCAGTCACTCAAATTGTTAAAATCTTGTCTTAATCAGTTGAACAGAAACAATGAATTTATAAATGGTTTTGTAAGAATGACAGTAGGGTAGTTTCATAGTGTTTACTGGCATCCAAACTTCTCAGACTATGTCTTTCGTTTGGGTAAACTTGTAACTGATACGGTTTGCCAGATTTCACAAGAGCATTGATCAGTTGATTCGTATGGAAAAAGTGTACATTTTCATCTATAAGTCCGTGAATTATCAACAATCTATTCTCTTCGTCCGGGAACTTGTCCACATACGTTAAAACTGAACCGGCCATATATCCATGAGGATTATTTTGAGGTAAATCCATGTAACGTTCAGTATATCCGGTATCGTAAAAATTCCAAGAAGTAACAGGTGCACCTGCTATCGCTAACTAAAAAATTCCGtaatttaaatacatatttcaaataaacttTATATGTACTTGAAACCTTTTGTACGAGTAGTACCTTAAATATTTCTGGGTATTGTATCAAGCCCATTAAACTTAAATAACCTCCGTATGACCAACCATGAAGGGCTATGcgatttaaatcaatgtaaCCAGTGGTATCCGCTAACCATTTCAGCATTTCGACTTGATCGTTTAATTCGACAGTTCCCATTCTGTGTTGCAAATgactttcaaatattaaacCCCTGTGATGAGAACCACGCGAATCTATTAATACCACGCAATAACCTTGAGCAGCTAACATGTGCATTCTTAAATGCCTCATTCCCTAAAACATATAAATATAGATTACGATGCAGAAACAagcagaatttttttttctttttttctttctaacgTTTTATAACACTTACTTTAAATGTATTCGATACTAATTGTACTTCGGGACCACCGTACACATTCAAAATCGTGGGATATTTTACGCCGGCTTGAAAATTATGAGGTTTAAAAATCATAGAGTAGATGGTATCGCCACAGGATATCTTATGGGTATAAATTTCTGGGGCAAACAATTCGGATTCGGGAACCGATGGCTCTAACAAATAACCCACAGGTGTTAAAGAAATACTTTCCACCGTCCAATCTGATTGTGATATTTTAAATACCTGAAAAAAGTTGGTTGTCACGAAATTGCGTCTAACATTTTCTTTCATAAGAGAATCGTACTTGACAAGTAGGTAATGTTTTGATGGAGCTGTAAACGGTCACTAGCATCGTACATTccttattaaaatatatgcTGTTGTGACTATAACCCGGTCTTGTGAGTAATCTTATTTCTAGCGGGCGGCGAAGAGATACGGCATAAACGTGTTGTTCTAATGGACCTTCGCGTAACCCACAAAAATAAACAATAGAGTTTACTTCGTCTACCCACAATTTTTTACCTAACACTTCCCAATCGCCTTGAGTTAAAGCAACCTTTGAAGTAACTCGAGGTTGCAAAAATATACTATCCATTCTATCCAAAGGTTCTTCCACTTCGTTGTTCAAACCTACaatgagaaaaatataaaaatcttgTGTACTTTTGGAACGTATGATAATATGCGTTAGGATTATTACCCGCTATACTAGACGTAATGAGATACAGATGTCTGAAATCAGATTCCTCGCTGCCCCAAAGGAATTTCACCTCTGTAGGGTCGTTGGACGGTAAGAAGTATAAGAGATCGTTAACATTTATCCAAATCGAACTTTGTTCAGAATAAATCACTTGAACACTCGCCGATGATGGCGTGAAATGGTTCTCCGAATTATAGACGTTAGGTGGTGGCTCGCAAAAGTTGTCTATCGATAATAAAACTAACTCAAGCCTTTGCTGCTTCCTATCTAACAGCTGGACCCAGACGCTAtatttaagatatttaaaaaaattttaaaaatcaagATTATAATATGTCCGAATAACACATATTTCTAACTTACTATTGTGCATCTGGAGTCCATCCCACCCTAACCATATATTCCATCCATGGAAACATAATGTGTAGCGGATATTGGAGTTCCAGTATCTCGATATCAACGATTTGTAATGTCTCCGTTAATCGGAATTGCACCATCTTAAGATTACTTCTGGCATTCGGCGTGCCAGCTCTAGGAAACCTAAATTCATCTATTTCATCGGAGTTCGATGTTGAaggaaaacaaaatatttttacatcgCTTTCGTCAACTTCTTCATATACGATTCTATAAACGCCGTCGTTAGATTTTGGCTGCCACCAGTAGCCGATATATCTGAAAAACAATAAGAGTATTActgtaataaatgtataaataaaagcATTTATCGCTATTATATTACAAACCTAGTAAATTCTTCTTGCATCACATAAGAAGGAGTTCCAGCAGTAAGAGGATCATCTGCTAAACTTCTTCCACCTTTTCTTGCATGAGTAAGTCTTACCGAAGAACCTGTGATACTGTGGGACAGATACAAGTCACCTGAGCATGTATGAGCAATTAACGCATTGTTCCAAGGGCAGATTTGTGGACACAATTTTGCACCTGATGTTGACATACGAATTTCAGATGGAAAAAGAGGTCCAGCctaatataaaacatttttactgttttgttattttaacTGTATTCAAAGATTGTAAAGTATAAAAGAAAGGTACCATAAATCCTGTGTCTATACATTGATAAAGACTACTTGCAGCTGGAAAAACTAATTTTCCACTATCTAGATGAATTTCGTAACTGGTGATGCCCCATGTGGctaatctttttctttcccaTAATAACTGTTCTTCCCTCGATAACCTTTTGGTACTGGATACTCTGCAAACAAATACATTGATTAATGTAATACTGCAgcatttaaaagaaaatcctTTGTTATCTATagatgaatattaatattacgttTGAAAATTTGCTTCTATAACAGGTTGCCAGTGTAGACGATAGCCATTGGCATGATCCGAATGTGCAATGTCCACGTACAATAGGGTAGTTTCCCATCCATTGCTTGGGCTACTAAGAAAATATATCCTGGtcctgaaagaaaaaaatgcaTTTCAGCCGAAAAGTGTGTTAAAAAAGATGTACAAAGTAGAATATCGCCACATTGATGATGGTTATGTTATAAGTTTAGGAATATTCTTTACCGTCCATCAGGTAAAGATCGAAACGTTACGGATCCAGGTACCGAACCAACTGATACTCCAGACAATTTTCTACGTAGATCACTGACAACACCTCTCAATTCGGACCAACTTCTTTGCGTTACCGTAATGTCACTTAGGGTCCGGTCGCCCCTTTCATTACAAGTCTCcatatttttcgtttttatctCCGTTTTCGCTGAGTCatttataaagaaaacaaCACTTTGGCACAATCATGTCAAACAGTTTTCGAAAAGCGATATCGTATCGCCGTGGATTTCGTGAAATCTGCCGATAGCCGCGCATACAGCTTATTTTTAGGTTATGTCCGTGGACGGTTCTCACTTTCACCTTCTCCCCGAATTCAGTTTCTCCCTTCTCTCGTCAACCCAGGACatcaattttacaaaatgataAACATAAGTTTCGACTTTTTTAACAAGATAACTgtcaaaaattttttataagcTGTCAGAATTTGTTAGTATGACAACTCTATCCCTTGACAGTCATCAGAAGTAGACTTTCATTGTCATGGAGAAGTAACACGCGAGGCTAGATACTCTATGTCATTGACTGCGGGGGAGATAAcgaacctcctccttttctttcACGAACTTATATTTACGTTATCTTGACAGAAAATAACagtaaaaattacaatattaaaacaattttaa
It encodes the following:
- the LOC114875218 gene encoding dipeptidyl peptidase 9 gives rise to the protein METCNERGDRTLSDITVTQRSWSELRGVVSDLRRKLSGVSVGSVPGSVTFRSLPDGRTRIYFLSSPSNGWETTLLYVDIAHSDHANGYRLHWQPVIEANFQTVSSTKRLSREEQLLWERKRLATWGITSYEIHLDSGKLVFPAASSLYQCIDTGFMAGPLFPSEIRMSTSGAKLCPQICPWNNALIAHTCSGDLYLSHSITGSSVRLTHARKGGRSLADDPLTAGTPSYVMQEEFTRYIGYWWQPKSNDGVYRIVYEEVDESDVKIFCFPSTSNSDEIDEFRFPRAGTPNARSNLKMVQFRLTETLQIVDIEILELQYPLHIMFPWMEYMVRVGWTPDAQYVWVQLLDRKQQRLELVLLSIDNFCEPPPNVYNSENHFTPSSASVQVIYSEQSSIWINVNDLLYFLPSNDPTEVKFLWGSEESDFRHLYLITSSIAGLNNEVEEPLDRMDSIFLQPRVTSKVALTQGDWEVLGKKLWVDEVNSIVYFCGLREGPLEQHVYAVSLRRPLEIRLLTRPGYSHNSIYFNKECTMLVTVYSSIKTLPTCQVFKISQSDWTVESISLTPVGYLLEPSVPESELFAPEIYTHKISCGDTIYSMIFKPHNFQAGVKYPTILNVYGGPEVQLVSNTFKGMRHLRMHMLAAQGYCVVLIDSRGSHHRGLIFESHLQHRMGTVELNDQVEMLKWLADTTGYIDLNRIALHGWSYGGYLSLMGLIQYPEIFKLAIAGAPVTSWNFYDTGYTERYMDLPQNNPHGYMAGSVLTYVDKFPDEENRLLIIHGLIDENVHFFHTNQLINALVKSGKPYQLQVYPNERHSLRSLDASKHYETTLLSFLQNHL